Within Deinococcus budaensis, the genomic segment CAGGTTGGCCTGCACGTACACGCCGCCGCGCTCCAGCCACGCGAGGCGCGAGGGGCTGAAGGCGGGCGTCAGGCTGATGTTGAAGCCGCCGTAGCCGTACAGCAGGGTGGGGTTCTGGCCGTCGCGGACCATCCCCTTTCGCGCCACGATAAAGAGGGGCACCCGCGTGCCGTCCCGACTGGTGGCGAACTCCTGCGTGACCTCGTAGGCGGAGGCGTCGAAGGTCAGGGCAGGATCGGCCAGCGGCTCGGGTTCACCGTCCGGCAGCAGCAGGCGGTAGGGCATGGTCGGGGTCAGGAAGGACGTGAAGCCCAGGAAGACCTCGGGGTCGTCCTCCTGGGTGCTCAGGCCCATCAGGGAGCCGAGGCCAGGGAGGGTGATTTCGCGCTGGGGACGGCCGTCGCGTCCGTGCAGCGTGACCCGGTGGCTGGCGTCCTCCAGCGTGACGGCGAGGAGGCCACCAGGCACCGCTGCCACGTAGTCGAGCTTGTGCGGCCCTTCCGGGATGAGGTCACGGCGCTCGCCCGTCTCCAGATTCCAGGCGATCACCTTCTCGCGCGGCGCGCCCTCGTCGGTCTTGAGCAGCAGCACGTCGCCCTCGCTGCCGATCAGCTCGAAGCTGGCGCGGAAGTCGGAGACGAGTTCACGCCAGGGACCGCCGGGGGCGAGGTCGCGCACCCACAGCAGGTTCTTGGGGTCGGTGCCCTTCCACACGTGCAGGACGAGGAAGCGGCCGTCGTGCGTGACCTGCGGGCGGAAGCCCCAGTCGGGTTCGTCAGGGCGGGCGACGACGAGGGTGTCCTCGGCCTGCGGGGAGCCGACCCGGTGGAACATCAGGCGCTGGTTCCGGTTCGCCCCGGTCAGGACGCCGCCTTCCGTGGGCGCGTCGTAGGCGCTGTAGTAGAAGCCGGAGCCGTCGGGGAGCCACTCGGCCCCGCTGAACTTGCTCCAGTCGAGGCGGTCGGGAAGGTCCTCGCCACTCGAAACGTCGCGCACCTGCCAGGTCACCCAGTCGCTGCCGCCGCTCTGGGTGCCGTAGGCGAGCCGCCTGCCGTCCTCGCTCACCGACGCGCCCGCCAGCGCCACCGTCCCATCCGCGCTGAGGGTGTTGGGGTCGAGCAGGGTGCGCCACGGCCCGCGCGGGCTGTCGGCGACCTCCAGCACGGGCTGGTTGAGGAGGCCGGGGTTGAACTGCCGGAAGTACCGCGCCCCGCGTTTCCAGGGCGTGCCTTCCTTGGGATAGTTCCATAGGGCGGTCAGGCGCCCCTGGTAGGCGGCGCGGGCGGGCAGGGTATCCAGGTGGGCGCCGGTCACCCGGTTCTGCGCCTCCACCCAGGCGCGGGTCTCCGGGCTGTCGGGGTCTTCCAGCCAGCGGTAGGGGTCCGGCACGCGGACCTCGCGGCCGTGGGGGTCGGTGTACACGTCCACGTGGTCGCCACGCAGAGACTCCGGGTATTGGAGGGTCACGGGGGGCATTCTGTCACGGCAAAAGCCGGGGGCAGAGGGCGGGAATCTCCCCTGCCCCTCTGCCCCCGTCCTTCCGGTTTTACTTCACCAGGCCGAGCTTGCGAACCTCGTCGCGCTCCTCGATGAGTTCCTGCGCGGTGGCGTCCATCTTGCCCCGGCTGAACTCGGACACGTCGAGGCCCTGCACCATCTCGTACTGGCCGCCGCTGCACCGCACGGGGAAGCCGTAGATCAGGCCCTCGGGCACGCCGTAGGAGCCGTCACTGGGAATGCCCATGCTGACCCACTCGCCTTCGGGGGTGCCCAGCGCCCAGTCGCGCATGTGGTCGATGGCGGCACTGGCAGCCGAGGCCGCGCTGCTGGCCCCCCGCGCCTCGATGATCGCCGCGCCGCGCTTGGCGACGGTGGGGATGTAGGTGCCCTCGTACCACTCGCGCTCCACGAGGTCGAGGGCGGGCTGGCCGTTCACGGTCGCCTGCGAGAGGTCGGGGTACTGGGTTGAGGAGTGGTTGCCCCAGATGGTGATGTTCTTGATCGCGCTCACGGGCTGCCCGGTCTGCTCGGCGAGTTGCGAGATCGCGCGGTTGTGGTCCAGACGCACCATCGCGGTGAACTGCTTCGGGTCGAGGTCGGGCGCGTTCTGCTGCGCGATCAGGGCGTTGGTGTTGGCGGGGTTGCCCACCACGAGCACCTTCACGTCGCGGCTGGCAACGGCGTTCAGCGCCTCGCCCTGCGGCTTGAAGATGCCGCCGTTGGCGCTCAGCAGGTCACCGCGCTCCATTCCGGCCTTGCGGGGCATCGCGCCCACGAGCAGGGCGTAGTCGGCGTCCTTGAAGGCGACCATCGGGTCGTCGGAGGTCACGATGTCCGCCAGCAGCGGGAACGCGCAGTCGCGCAGCTCCATCACGACGCCCTGAAGCGCCTTCAGCGCAGGCGTGATTTCCAGCAGTTGCAGGATGACGGGCTGATCCTTGCCCAGCATGTCGCCGGACGCGATGCGGAACAGCAGGCTGTAGCCGATCTGCCCGGCGGCGCCGGTAACGGCCACGCGGACGGGTTGCTTGGTCATGGTCATGGGGTGTACCTCCTGAAAGGTGAGATTGGTCGCCCAACAATAACGCGGGGGCGGGAGTAGGGGCGGGGGCGTTCCCCAGGGGGAGACAGCTCACCCCATCCGCCCCAGCACCCTGATCACCCGTGCGCAACGGGGCGGATCGATGGTCAACCCCGCCTCCAGCCCCCAGAGCCAGTAATCGACGGTGCGGACATAGGTCCAGGCGCGGGCCAGCCCAGCGTCCAGCCCCGCCGAACTGACGATCCGGTCAAGCGCCCACTCCACCCCGCCGCGCGCCTCAATCTCCTCCAGCCGCCACCACAGCAGTTGGGCCACGCCGTATTCCGAGTCCCCGACGAGCACCTGAGGGTCGATGACCAGCCAAGGCTCGCGTCCAGCACGCAGGACGTTCCCGTCGTGAATGTCCCAGTTGACGAGCAGGTTTCCGGCCGAGGGGGCAAGGGCGAAGGCCAGGTCAGCCGCCCGCTCCATGACCCGTCGGGGCAGCGGGCGGCCCTGCCGCTCCCAACGCTCCGGCAACGTGGCCCCCACCTGCCGAGCCACCGCCGCCAGCGAGGGAAAATCCACCGGGGCCGGAACAGCGAGCCGACTCAGCAGCCCCCCGGCGACATGCAGGGCCTCCTCCACCCCGACCCGGCCCAGGTCCGCCGCACTGTCGAGGCGTTCGAGGAGAAGCACCTGCCGCCCCATGTCCGCCCGCAGCAGCCGAACAGCGCCCTGCCCGTCCCACAGCGTCAGAGCCGTGACCACCCGCTCCAGAGTGCCGTCCTCGCTCGGCCAGGTGACCTTGAGCACGGCGGGCGTGCCCGCGCCGCGCACGGCGAAGACCAAGCCCCATTCCCCATGCATGGCCGGACCCTCCACCTCCAGGCCCCAGGCGGCGCAGACTTCAGCGATCAGATTGGGCAACGACCCGATCCAGCGGCGACCCGCCTCACCCGACCGGGCGACAGTCCTCGTGGCAAACGCTTCGGGCACGGTGATCATCTCAGATCGGCGCGTCTTCCTCAAACCTCGGCTCGCGCTTCTCGCGCAGGCTGCTCAGGCCCTCGCGCACGTCGGGGCCGGTGAAGCCCAGGAACTCGAGGGCGAGGCTGGTGTCGAAGGTCGGTCCCATCGCCCGCAGCCAGTTGTTGAGGGCGTATTTGGTCCAGCGGACGGCGGTCGGACTACCCGAGGCGAGCTTGCGGGCCACAGCCCACGCGCGGTCGAGCAGTTCCTCGTCGGGCACGCACAGGCTGACCAGGCCGATGCGCTCGGCTTCCTCGCCGCTGACGGGTTCGCCCGTCATCAGGTGGTACTTGGCCTTGTTCAGCCCGCACAGCAGGGGCCAGACCATCGCGGCGTGGTCGCCTGCCGCCACGCCCAGCCGCACATGCCCGTCCAGAATCCGGGCCGACTTCGCCGCGACGCTCACGTCCGCGAGCAGGGCGACCGCCAGCCCCGCGCCCACGCAGGGGCCGTGGATGGCGCTCACGACGGGTTTCCCGCAGTTGACGAGGTTGTACACGAGGTCACGGGCTTCTTTCCACACGCGGGCCAGCGCCGTGAAGTCCTGGCTCATCTCCTCGATCAGCGCGAAGTCGCCGCCCGAGGAAAAGCCCCGGCCCTCACCGCGCACCAGTACGCAGCGGACGCCTGAGGCGGCGTCGATGTCGCGCCAGACATACGTCAGGGCGCGGTGAGCGTCGGCGTCCACGGAGTTCAGGGTCTTGTCGTTGCGCAGGACGACTTCGAGAATGCCGCCTTCGTGCAGGGTGAGGTGCAGGCCGGGGTAGGCGCCCGGCGCGGTGAGCTGCTGCGCGGTCAGGGAGTGGGCTGGCATGGGGGGAGGCTAACACCCCCCGGCTTCAGGGCAGGCCCACCAGACCCTCACGGTTGACCAGCGCGGCGGGCACGCCCAGTTCGGCGGACCGCGCCGTGTCGGGCAGGCCGGGGGGGCCAGCGAACAGCAGGGTCGGGCGGGCCTCCAGCCCGATACTCCCGGCCTCATCGATCCGGGCGAGCAGGGCTTCGAAGCTCCAGTCGCGCGCCCACAGCCGCTTGAGGGCGTGCAGGGCGGCGGTGCCGGGGGGCAGCACGGTCGCCGCTTCGGTCTCGCGCCCGCCGGGGCGGCGCAGGTGCAGCTCGCCCGTGCTCAGACCCGCGTTGCCCAGCGCCCGGTAAAAGCGCTGCACCGCGTCGTCGCCCAGATAGCTCGTCAGAATCAGGCCAGCGGCGCGCGGCGCGAGGGTCTCCAGCAGGTCCTCGTCGAGCCGCGCGGGGTTCAGCGGCGCGAGCAGGCGCGAGAGCTGCTCGGGCAAGTTGGCCTCACGGTAAAAGGCTTCCTCGTAGGCGGCGGGAACCAGCATGGCGGCCGGGACGCGCCCCAGGTGTTCGGCCAGGCGGTGGGTCTCGGCGCCCACCTGGGACGGCGGCAGCCGGACAGCCTCGCTGAGGGTCAGCATGGTCAGGAGCTTAGAGGATTTCCCCAGACCGCTGACCGCACGGGGGGTCTTCCCTGCGGAATACTGCCCCCATGACCCAGCAGCCAGACCGCCGCTTTCCCATCGGCCCCATTCAGGACCTGCCCGGCCGGGACCGGGCCGCGCTGGAGGAGGTCGCCTCGCGGCTGGAGGGTGCGGCGCGCGAGTGGCGCGCCCTGCTGACCGGGCTGGACGCGGCGGGGCTGAGCCGCACCTACCGGCCCGGCGGCTGGACAGTCGCGCAGCTCGCCCACCACGCGGCCGACGCGCACCTGCACGGCCTGCACCGCCTGAAATACGGCCTGACGGTGGAGGGGTACGTGATTCAGCCCTTCGCGCAGGAGGCGTGGCTGGCCCTGGCCGACGCGGCCTTGCCGGTGGAGGCGGCGCTGGGCCTGCTGGACGCCGCGAACCTGCGCTGGGCGGCCCTGCTGCGCGGCACCGACCCCGCGCAGTTCGCCCGGCGGGTCACCCACCCGCAGGAGGGCGAGCAGGACCTGTGGCGCCTGACCGCCAAGCACGACTGGCACCTGCGCCATCACCTCGCGCACGCGCGGCTGGCGCTGGAGTAGATCCTAGTCCTCCAGGTGCGCGTGGTCGTTGTAGGTCAGCAGCGTCCAACCTGCCGCGCCGCGTTCCAGGCGGGTGAGGCCGGTGTGCGCGTGGCGGTAGGGAAAGGGCAGCACGTAGCCCCGCTGCGGGGTGGCGGGCCAGCCGAACAGCCCGCACAGCAGGGCGCGCAGGGCGGCCCCGTGGGTAAAGGCGGTGACGGTTCCGCCGGGCAACTCCTCCGCCCAGGCGCGCAGGCGGGCGGCCACCGCCGCCAGGCTCTCGCCGCCGCCGGGCGCGGGCAGGCGCCAGGGGTCTCGCTGCCACGCGGCGTAGTCGGGGTCGTGGAGCACGTCCACCGTGGTGGCCCCCTCGTAACGCCCGAAGTGCAGCTCGCGCAGCCGGGCGTCCAGGGTGAGGTCCGCAGCGGGCAGGGCCAGCCGCGCCGTCTCGGCGGCCCGCCGCAGGTCGCTGGCATAGACGGTGCCGGGGTTGCCCCCCGCCAGCCGCTGTCCCAGCCGCCGCGCCTGCTCCTCCCCCACCTCGCCCAGCGGCGTATCGGTCCAGCCCTGCCAGCGGCCCGCGCCGTTCCAGTCGGTCGCCCCGTGGCGAATCAGGGTCAGGCGCAGCGCGGCGCTCAGGGCCGGGCCTCGGGGTCGGGGTGCTGACTGGCGGTGTCCAGCCCTTCCGCGAGCGGGGGGACCGGGCGCGGCCTCCCCTCCTCGTCGAGCGCCACGAACACGAACACGCCCGTGGTGGCGAGTTGCTGCTCGCCGGAGGCCATGTTCTCGCGGTACACGTCCACCCGGATGGTCATGGAGGAGCGGCCCACCCGCACCACCCGCGCGTCGAGCGCGACCGCGTCCCCCACCCGGATCGGGGTGTGGAAGTCCACGCCGTCCATGCGGGCCGTGACCACCGCGCCCCCCGTGCCTGCGTGCCGCACCGCCGCGACGCTGGCCGCCTTGTCCATCAGCGAGAGCACGAAGCCCCCGAAGGCCGTCCCCAGGTAATTGGTGTCCTTGGGAAAGACCAGTTCGAGCATCCGGGCACGGCTGCGGGGAGCGGGGGTGGTGGGCAGGGCGGGCAGGTCGGTCATCGCGCCCGAGTGTAGCGGCCCCCGGGCCTGGCAAACGGCCCTGCGCGGCGGGAAGGAGCGCCAGAAATGGGGGCAGGACAATTGACACCCCCAGCGGCACGTGCCAGCATGAACGCACCCACAATTTGTACTGCGTGCAGAGGGGGCCGAAGCGCGGCCCAGAGGTGTTGTCCCGGCTTTTATCGCTGTGTCCCGCCCCAGGGGGGCACCGGAGGTTCACTATGACCAAGCGTTCCCTGATTCCTCTTTTCCTCGCGCTCGGCGCGGGGTCCGCGCTGGCCGACAAGGTCGTGAGCATCGGCTTCAGCGGTCCGCTGTCGGGCGGCGCCGCGCTGTACGGCAAAGACACCCAGAGCGGCGTCGAGATGGCGATCAACGAACTCAACCGCGCGGGCGGGATCACCGTGGGAGGCGAGAAAGTCACCTTCCGGCTGGTGTCGCTCGACGACCGCTACCTGCCCAACGAGACGGCCACCAACGTGCGGCGCCTGACCTCGCAGGGCATCGACGTGGTGTTCGTGCCGCACGCGGGCGGCATCTTGGCGGTGCAGCCGCTGGCGGTGCGCGACCCCAACTTCCTGCTGGTGGCGTACTCCAGCGAGCCGAAGATCCTGGACGCCAAAAGCCCCATGACCTTTATGCTCCCGCCGCGCTACGACAACTACCTGCAACCCTTCGTCTCGACCCAGATGAAGGCCTTCGGCAAGAAACTCGGGATGGTGGGCACCACCAGCGCCTACGGCAAGCAGTGGGCCGACGCCGTGACCGAGGAGTGGAAAAAGCAGGGCGGCACCGTCGGGCGCGACAACGGGGTGGACTATTCCACCACCGTGGACTACTCCAGCGCCGTGACCAAGGCGCTGGCGGAAAAACCCGACGTGCTGTTTATCGGCGGCCCCTCGCAGCCCACCGCGCTGGTCGTCAAGGCGGCGCGCGAACAGGGGTTCAAGGGCGGCTTCATCGTGATGGACCAGGCCAAGTTCGAGCAGATGGACACGGTCGTGCCGCGCGCCTACCTCGACGGCTCGGTGGGCGTGCTGCCGACCAAGGAGTTCCCCGGCACCCAGCTCTTTGTCTCGCAGTACCAGCGCGCCTACAAGAAGATTCCCACCAGCGAGGCGGGCCTGAACTACATGGGCATGAACGTGATCGCCAAGGCGATGGAACTCGCCGGGACGACCGACAACCCGCAGGCGATCCGCGCGCAGCTCAACGCCGCCGCCAAGGCGCTGCCGCTCAGCAAGACCGTCTACAAGCTCGCGGGCGTCACCGCCGGGGGCCACGTGGACGCCGAGTTCCTGATCGCCAGCGTCAAGAACGGCAAGTACACCCGCCTGCGCGTGAGCAAGGTCTTCAAGTAAACCGCGTGCTGCCCGGCTGATCGTCCGTACCGCGCCCTGAGGGTCAGAGGGGCGCGGGCTTTTTTCTTTCTGGAGGCTGGTCCTTGACCCTCTTTTTGCAACAACTGTTCAACGCGCTGGCCCTGGGCGGCGTGTACGCGCTGGTGGCGCTGGGGCTGACCCTGGTCTACGGCGTGATGCGGGTGCCCAACTTCGCGCACGGCGGCCTGTACATGCTGGGCGCGTACTTCACCTACGCCGTGCTGAACGGCCTGGGCGTGCCCTACGTCGCCGCGCTCCTGATCGCGGCGGTGGCGGTGGCGGGGCTGGCCGCCGGGCTGGAGCGGGCGGTGTTCTACCCGCTCCGGAACGCGCCGCACGTCCACTCCATGATCGCCGCCATCGGGGTGCTGTTCTTTCTGGAAGCGGCGGTGCAGTTGATCTGGGGACCCGACTTCAAGCAGATCGCCGAGCCGGTGACCGGCATTCTGAACCTGGGCGGCGTGGTCATCACCTGGCAGCGCTTGATCGTGATCGCCGCCTCCGTGCTGGTGATGCTGGGGCTGAACTACTTCCTGAAGCGCACCCTGACGGGCGCCACCATCGAGGCGATGTCTCAAAACCGCGAGGGCGCGCGGCTGGTCGGCATCAACGTGAACCGGGTCGGCATGCTGACCTTCGCCATCTCGGGAGGGCTGGCCGCCGCCGCCGCCGCATTGATCGCGCCCATCGTCTCGGTCGCCCCCTCGATGGGCGAGGTGATGAACCTCAAGGTCTTCGCCATCATCATCCTGGGCGGCATGGGCAGCGTGCCGGGAGCCATCGTGGGCGCCTTTTTGCTCGCGCTGGCGGAGGTGTTCGGGGGCTTTTACATCAACCTGGATTTCGCGGACGTGATCGGGTTCGCGGCGCTGGTGGTCGTGCTGGCGATCCGGCCCCAGGGGCTGTTCAGGAGGGGGACGTGATGCAGGTGAGGGCGTGGAAAGGGGCCGCAGGCGCGGCGGCGAAGCACCGGGGCGTGACCGCATGAGCGCCGCGACCCGCAGGAAGTTCAACCCCGGCCTGCTGGGCTGGCTGGCCGTCTTCGCGCTGGCGGCGGGGCTGCCGCTCTTGCAACCCGGCGGCTACGTGCTGGACGTGGCGATCAACACCATGATCTGGGCGATGCTGGCCTACGGCCTGAACATCATGCTGGGGTATACGGGATTGCTGTCGCTGGCGCACGCGGGCTTTTTCGGCATAGGCGCCTACACGGTGGGCATCCTGACCTTGAAAGCGGGCTGGAGCTTCTGGCTCGCCTGGCCCGCCGGGGTGCTGCTCGCGGCGCTGGGCGGCCTGCTGCTGGGGCTGGTGGCCTTCCGCACGCGCGGGGACGCCTTCTCGATCTTCACGCTGGGGGTCGGGGTGATCATCGCGCTGGTGATCAACAAGTGGGACGACCTGACTGGCGGCAACGACGGCCTCAACGGGGTGCCGCCCGCCTCCAGCCTCCTGGGCATCGACTTTTCCAAGTCGGCGAACTTCTACTACGTGGCCCTGGCCGCGCTGGCACTCACCATTCTGGTGGTCGCGCGCACCCGCCAGAGCGTGTTCGGGCGCTCGCTGGTCGCCATCCGGGGCGGCGAGGACCTCGCGCGCAGCGCCGGAATCGACGTGTATACCCACAAGCTGCGGGCGCTGATGCTCTCGACCGCCATCGCGGGCTTCGCGGGCGGCGTGTACGCGGCCTACGTGGGCTTCCTGGGATCGGGCGCGACCGGGCCGACAACCACCTTCACCGTGCTGCTGTACCTGCTGGTGGGCGGGGTGGGCACGCTGGCCGGGCCGCTGGTGGGCACCGCGCTGATCTACGTGGCGCTCCAGTTCATGAAGGGCCTGCAAGACTACCAGTACATCGTGTTCGGGCCGCTGCTGGTGCTGCTCGTTCTCTTTGCGCCGCAGGGGCTGGCGGGGCTGTGGGACCGCGCCCAGGCGCGGCGGGTGCGCGCCCGCACCGAGCGGACGGTGGACCATGCCTGAGGCGCCCATCCTGGCCCTGCCCCTGCTGGAAGTCGAGGGGCTGGGCATCCACTTCGGCGGCCTGCACGCGGTCCGCGACGTGACCGCCTCGGTCCCGGCCGGGCAGATCACCGCGATTATCGGGCCGAACGGGGCAGGCAAAAGCACCTTCTTCAACCTGATCTCGGGCTTCTACCAGCCCACCTCGGGGCGCATCCGCTTTCAGGGGGAGGACATCACCCGCCTGCGGACCCACCAGGTCGTCGCGCGCGGGATCGCCCGCACCTTCCAGACGACCACCATCTACAAGGAACTCAGCGTGCTCGACAACGCCATGATCGGCCACCGGGTCCGCACCCGCGCCGGGCTGCTCGACGCGCTGCTGCGCACGGGCCGCGAGCGCCGCGACGAGGAGGAAAGCCGGGTGGGCGCGATGCGCGCGCTCGACCGGGTGGGGCTGGCCGCGCAGGCCGGGCGGCCCGCCGGGGCGCTGACCCAGGAGGGCCAGAAACGCGTCGGCATCGCGATGGCGCTGTCGAGCGACCCCAAGCTGCTGCTGCTGGACGAACCCGCCGCCGGAATGAACCCGGAGGAGACGGTCAGCCTGATGGGACTCATCCGCGAACTGGTGTCCGGAGGCCTCACGGTCGCGCTGGTCGAGCACAAGATGAGCCTGGTGATGGGCCTGGCCGACGGCATCGTGGTGCTGCACCACGGCCAGAAGATCGCCCAGGGCACGCCGGGCGCCGTCAGCCGCGACCCCGCCGTGATCGAGGCGTACCTGGGCGGGCACGCGCACGGCGGCCAGATGGGCCAGCCGGGGCGGGCCGCCGGGGAGACGGGAGGCGCCCATGCTTGAGGTCCAGAATCTCAACGTGAACTACGGCGCCTTCCGGGCGCTGCACGAGGTCAGCCTGACCGTCCAACCGGGCGAGATCGTGGTGCTGCTGGGCGCCAACGGGGCGGGCAAGAGCACCCTCTTCCGCACGCTGAGCGGGTTGCAGCGCCCCTCGGGCGGCGCGGCGACCTGGAAAGGCGTTCCGCTGACCGGCGGGCGGCCCGAGTTCAACGTGGCGCGCGGCGTGGCGCAGTGCCCGGAAGGCCGCCTGCTGTTTCCCGACCTCAGCGTGGAGAAGAACCTGCGGCTGGGCGCTTTCGTCCACCGCCGTGACCCTGCCGGAACGGCGCGCGAGCTGGAGCGGGTGTACGCCCTTTTCCCCATCCTGGTGGAAAAGCGCAACGCGCCCGCCGGGAGCCTCAGCGGCGGGCAGCAGCAGATGGTCGCCATCGCGCGGTCGCTGATGGCGCGGCCCGAGCTGCTGCTGCTCGACGAGCCGTCGCTGGGGCTGGCGCCGCTGGTCGTCGAGCAGGTCTTCGAGGCGGTGGAGCGGGTGAACGCGGCAGGGGTCAGCGTGCTGCTGGCCGAGCAGAACGCCTTCGCGGCGCTGGGTATCGCGCACCGGGGCTACGTGCTGGAAGGCGGGCGGGTTTCGCTGCAAGGCTCGCAGGGCGAACTGCTGGGCGACGACCGGGTGCGCAGCGCGTACCTGGGGGTGTAAAGAGAGCGGCCAGCGGCCAGCAGGAGCGGCGCGTAACCTCCCCGTTACACGCCGCTCCTCCTTTGCTTACAGAAGGCCGCTAGACTTCCCTCAGTCGCCCCCCCGTGTGGACCAAGGTGGGGGCCGAACTCCGGACGAGAGCACCGCCGTACCCGGTCACGACAAGACGGCGCAGGAGGTCTCTTATGGCATGGACGCTGCTCGTGATCGCGGGGTTGCTGGAAGTCGGCTGGGCCATCGGCCTGAAGTACACCGAGGGCTTCACCCGGCCCGTCCCCACCGTGCTCACCATCCTGAGCATGGTCGCCAGCATGGGGCTGCTGGGGCTGGCGGCGCGGACGCTGCCCATCGGCACGGCCTACGGGGTGTGGGTCGGCATCGGGGCGGTGGGGGCCGCCATCCTGGGCATCGTGCTGTTCAAGGAACCCGTGACCCTGGCCCGGCTGCTCTTCCTGGGCATGATGATCGCGGCGATCATCGGCCTGAAGGCGACGAGCGGAAGCTGAGGACGGCGAAGGTCAGCGGGCGGCCTGGGCGGCGAGCACTTCCCCGGCCGCCCGCTCGCCGCTCTCGACGGCGCCGTCCATGTAGTTCATCCACACGCGCGCGGTCTCGGCGCCCGCCCAGTGCAGGCGCCCGACCGGGGCACGCAGCGCCTCGCCGTAGCCGGTCCAGGTACCGGGGCCGAACAGCGCCCCGTAGCACCCGCCGCTGTGGGGTTCGGCCGCCCAGTCGCGCTCGACCGTTTCCAGCGGGTACCTGGCCTGCGGGCCGAACAGCCGCGCCAGGCTCTCCAGGGCGGCGGCGCGGCGTTCTTCCCCCGGGCGGTCCATCCAGGCGCGGGCCTCTCCCCCCTCCAGGAAGCCCAGCAGCACGCCGGGAGTACCCTGCGGCGGACTGTTGTCGAAGGTCACGGTGACCGGGCCGCGCTCGCTGATGGACATGCCGCTCAGGCCCGCCTCGCGCCAGAAGGGGCGCTCGTAGACCGCCATGAACTTCACGACCGCGCCCATCGGGAGCCGCTGCTGAAGCTGCGCGCGGCGGGGCGGCAGCGGAGGGTCGAACCCCATGCCGGAGAGCAGCGCCGGGGGCACGGCCACCACCGCGTGCCCGGCGCGGTGCGGTCCCTGCGGGGTGTGCAGGGTCACGCCCGCCTCATTCCGCTCGACCCGGATGACCGGGCACCCCAGCCGCACGTCGGGCAGCGCGTCGGCCAGGCGCAGGGCGAGGCTCTGGGCGCCGCCCAGGATCCGGTCTTGCAGGGCGTGCCCGCGCGTGAGGGTATGCCCGTTGATCCCGCCCCCGTGCGCGGTGTAGGTCAGGGCGTGCAGCAGGCTCAGCTCGGAGGCGTCCGCGCTGAAGACGGCCCCGGCATACAGGCGCATCAGCGCGCGGGTCTGGGGGGTATGGGCATGGCGGGTGATCCAGCTCTCGAACGTCTGGGCGTCCAGCTCTGCCGCGC encodes:
- a CDS encoding aminoglycoside phosphotransferase family protein is translated as MITVPEAFATRTVARSGEAGRRWIGSLPNLIAEVCAAWGLEVEGPAMHGEWGLVFAVRGAGTPAVLKVTWPSEDGTLERVVTALTLWDGQGAVRLLRADMGRQVLLLERLDSAADLGRVGVEEALHVAGGLLSRLAVPAPVDFPSLAAVARQVGATLPERWERQGRPLPRRVMERAADLAFALAPSAGNLLVNWDIHDGNVLRAGREPWLVIDPQVLVGDSEYGVAQLLWWRLEEIEARGGVEWALDRIVSSAGLDAGLARAWTYVRTVDYWLWGLEAGLTIDPPRCARVIRVLGRMG
- a CDS encoding malate dehydrogenase; translation: MTMTKQPVRVAVTGAAGQIGYSLLFRIASGDMLGKDQPVILQLLEITPALKALQGVVMELRDCAFPLLADIVTSDDPMVAFKDADYALLVGAMPRKAGMERGDLLSANGGIFKPQGEALNAVASRDVKVLVVGNPANTNALIAQQNAPDLDPKQFTAMVRLDHNRAISQLAEQTGQPVSAIKNITIWGNHSSTQYPDLSQATVNGQPALDLVEREWYEGTYIPTVAKRGAAIIEARGASSAASAASAAIDHMRDWALGTPEGEWVSMGIPSDGSYGVPEGLIYGFPVRCSGGQYEMVQGLDVSEFSRGKMDATAQELIEERDEVRKLGLVK
- a CDS encoding acyl-CoA thioesterase → MTDLPALPTTPAPRSRARMLELVFPKDTNYLGTAFGGFVLSLMDKAASVAAVRHAGTGGAVVTARMDGVDFHTPIRVGDAVALDARVVRVGRSSMTIRVDVYRENMASGEQQLATTGVFVFVALDEEGRPRPVPPLAEGLDTASQHPDPEARP
- a CDS encoding prolyl oligopeptidase family serine peptidase, encoding MTLQYPESLRGDHVDVYTDPHGREVRVPDPYRWLEDPDSPETRAWVEAQNRVTGAHLDTLPARAAYQGRLTALWNYPKEGTPWKRGARYFRQFNPGLLNQPVLEVADSPRGPWRTLLDPNTLSADGTVALAGASVSEDGRRLAYGTQSGGSDWVTWQVRDVSSGEDLPDRLDWSKFSGAEWLPDGSGFYYSAYDAPTEGGVLTGANRNQRLMFHRVGSPQAEDTLVVARPDEPDWGFRPQVTHDGRFLVLHVWKGTDPKNLLWVRDLAPGGPWRELVSDFRASFELIGSEGDVLLLKTDEGAPREKVIAWNLETGERRDLIPEGPHKLDYVAAVPGGLLAVTLEDASHRVTLHGRDGRPQREITLPGLGSLMGLSTQEDDPEVFLGFTSFLTPTMPYRLLLPDGEPEPLADPALTFDASAYEVTQEFATSRDGTRVPLFIVARKGMVRDGQNPTLLYGYGGFNISLTPAFSPSRLAWLERGGVYVQANLRGGGEYGEEWHRAGTLGDKQNVFDDFIAVAEHLIKTGVTSPAHLGIQGGSNGGLLVGACMTQRPDLFAAAIPQVGVLDMLRYQHFTIGWAWASDYGRADDPQMLEALLAYSPLHNLREGTPYPATLITTGDHDDRVVPAHSFKFGAELQWAHGGEAPVLIRIQTRAGHGAGKPTALVIEEAADVWAFLEDRLGGHCPR
- a CDS encoding DinB family protein; translation: MTQQPDRRFPIGPIQDLPGRDRAALEEVASRLEGAAREWRALLTGLDAAGLSRTYRPGGWTVAQLAHHAADAHLHGLHRLKYGLTVEGYVIQPFAQEAWLALADAALPVEAALGLLDAANLRWAALLRGTDPAQFARRVTHPQEGEQDLWRLTAKHDWHLRHHLAHARLALE
- a CDS encoding ABC transporter substrate-binding protein — translated: MTKRSLIPLFLALGAGSALADKVVSIGFSGPLSGGAALYGKDTQSGVEMAINELNRAGGITVGGEKVTFRLVSLDDRYLPNETATNVRRLTSQGIDVVFVPHAGGILAVQPLAVRDPNFLLVAYSSEPKILDAKSPMTFMLPPRYDNYLQPFVSTQMKAFGKKLGMVGTTSAYGKQWADAVTEEWKKQGGTVGRDNGVDYSTTVDYSSAVTKALAEKPDVLFIGGPSQPTALVVKAAREQGFKGGFIVMDQAKFEQMDTVVPRAYLDGSVGVLPTKEFPGTQLFVSQYQRAYKKIPTSEAGLNYMGMNVIAKAMELAGTTDNPQAIRAQLNAAAKALPLSKTVYKLAGVTAGGHVDAEFLIASVKNGKYTRLRVSKVFK
- a CDS encoding histidine phosphatase family protein; the encoded protein is MSAALRLTLIRHGATDWNGAGRWQGWTDTPLGEVGEEQARRLGQRLAGGNPGTVYASDLRRAAETARLALPAADLTLDARLRELHFGRYEGATTVDVLHDPDYAAWQRDPWRLPAPGGGESLAAVAARLRAWAEELPGGTVTAFTHGAALRALLCGLFGWPATPQRGYVLPFPYRHAHTGLTRLERGAAGWTLLTYNDHAHLED
- a CDS encoding enoyl-CoA hydratase/isomerase family protein, translated to MPAHSLTAQQLTAPGAYPGLHLTLHEGGILEVVLRNDKTLNSVDADAHRALTYVWRDIDAASGVRCVLVRGEGRGFSSGGDFALIEEMSQDFTALARVWKEARDLVYNLVNCGKPVVSAIHGPCVGAGLAVALLADVSVAAKSARILDGHVRLGVAAGDHAAMVWPLLCGLNKAKYHLMTGEPVSGEEAERIGLVSLCVPDEELLDRAWAVARKLASGSPTAVRWTKYALNNWLRAMGPTFDTSLALEFLGFTGPDVREGLSSLREKREPRFEEDAPI